In one Lolium rigidum isolate FL_2022 chromosome 3, APGP_CSIRO_Lrig_0.1, whole genome shotgun sequence genomic region, the following are encoded:
- the LOC124702586 gene encoding CLK4-associating serine/arginine rich protein-like — translation MWHEARRSEKKVHELMDAARRRAQRRAAYLARRRGDPHQSLQVSGARCRVHRDDALYQATEDQQGLIPWNGKQDVLIDRFDGRALLDFIRDPSSRPFRAQEKSEEDEELEEFVNFERYRDLIKHRRRGFSDEAGLQHVAQELEAKAILPFSFEKPQSSQTPASKGSYSQVGYSYKGDGDEDSDDLDSDDEDEEEEDDDGKDFSSDDSSDERMENLAKEFGVKRYNWLVYMDKKVKEEEKRQKEIIKGDPSIKKLSRRERRKASQSEREREREAVRSVGRVSYHDPYREQRRSPSYEAYSRGRRSRSRSRSRSPSYSGRHARGSHAESNHRSKAKPPRVEYITEFGGSEDTSDLKVTGISPPSSPKRVGIPNRSSGVQILEALHSDPASSLSVEQEKSAKILKPPISAPSALAKLKGASGGVGKTPQAEKKETPQERLKRIMSKQLNKQIKKDTAAETAKKREQERQRQEKLAEVGRYRHRSRSRSLSRSPPRKRHYSRSRSRSRSPRRHRSPSSSPSRSPRYRSRSRH, via the exons ATGTGGCACGAGGCACGGCGGTCAGAGAAGAAGGTCCATGAGCTCATGGACGCCGCGCGGCGCCGGGCGCAGCGGCGCGCCGCCTacctcgcccgccgccgcggcGACCCGCACCAGTCCCTCCAGGTCTCCGGCGCGCGCTGCCGCGTCCACCGCGACGACGCGCTCTACCAGGCCACCGAGGACCAGCAGGGATT GATACCATGGAATGGGAAACAAGATGTTTTGATTGACAG ATTTGATGGCCGTGCACTACTTGATTTCATCCGTGACCCTAGCTCTCGGCCTTTTCGAGCTCAGGAAAAatctgaagaagatgaagagttaGAGGAATTTGTTAATTTTGAACGTTACCGGGACTTGATTAAGCATCGTCGCAGAGGAT TTTCTGATGAGGCAGGTTTGCAACATGTTGCACAAGAGTTGGAAGCAAAAGCTATTCTTCCTTTTAGCTTTGAGAA GCCTCAATCCTCGCAGACTCCAGCTAGCAAAGGTTCCTATTCGCAGGTTGGATACTCATATAAAGGGGACGGAGATGAAGATTCTGATGATCTAGACAGtgacgatgaagatgaagaggaagaagatgatgatggcaAGGACTTCAGTAGTGATGATAGCAGTGATGAGCGAATGGAAAATTTAGCTAAGGAATTTGGCGTGAAAAGATATAACTGGCTTGTTTACATGGACAAAAAGGTTAAAGAAGAAGAGAAACGGCAGAAAGAAATTATTAAAGGCGATCCATCCATC AAAAAGTTGAGTCGACGAGAAAGAAGGAAGGCTTCTCAATCTGAGAGGGAAAGAGAGAGGGAGGCAGTACGTTCTGTTGGAAGGGTATCTTATCATGACCCTTATAG GGAACAAAGGAGAAGCCCGTCATATGAAGCATATTCAAGGGGCAGAAG ATCAAGGTCACGATCAAGATCTCGTTCACCTTCATATTCTGGACGTCATGCCCGTGGTTCACATGCTGAAAGTAACCATCGAAGCAAGGCGAAGCCTCCAAGAGTTGAATACATTACTGAATTTGGAGGTTCAGAAGACACCAGTGACCTGAAAGTTACAGGGATCTCTCCGCCTTCGTCTCCAAAACGAGTTGGCATACCTAACCG GTCATCAGGTGTCCAAATTCTGGAGGCACTTCACAGTGATCCTGCATCTTCTTTGTCTGTGGAACAGGAAAAAAGTGCTAAAATTTTGAAACCACCTATCAG CGCACCATCAGCACTAGCGAAACTAAAGGGCGCTTCTGGAGGAGTTGGTAAAACTCCCCAGGCTGAAAAGAAAGAAACACCACAGGAACGTCTTAAAAGGATAATGAGCAAACAGCTTAACAAGCAAA TTAAGAAAGATACTGCTGCTGAGACTGCAAAGAAACGAGAACAGGAGCGACAAAGGCAGGAAAAGCTTGCAGAAGTGGGTCGATACAGGCACCGTAGCAGGAGTAGAAGTCTTAGTCGTTCTCCACCAAG AAAGCGACACTATAGCAGAAGCCGTAGTAGGAGCAGGAGCCCAAGAAGACACCGTTCACCCTCGAGTTCGCCCTCTCGCTCTCCAAG GTACAGAAGCAGATCAAGACACTAA